The genomic window TGAGTTTGGAAACATGGCATAAAAGACTTGGCCATATCAGTGATACGAGTTTGGAGAAACTAATTAAGAAGGGAATGGTTGAGGGTATCAATCTAACTTCTGGAAATATTAGTGAAACAAATGTATGTGATGGTTGTATGGCGGGGAAGCAGGCTGCATCCAAATTTAAACACTTGCAGCTGCCAAGATCAAAACGACCACTGGAACTCATACATTCGGATGTTTGTGGAAGCATGGAGCAGGAAACCTATGATGGCTATCGTTACTTTGTAACCTTTATAGATGATTATACGCACTTTCTCGTGGTTTACCTCATGAAACAGAAATCGGAGGTTTTcgagaaatttaaagaattcgaAGCAATGGCGACAGCATTCTTCGAAAGACGTATTTCAATGCTAAGGTGTGATAATGGAGGGGAATATACAAGTAACGAATTTCAAGCTCATTGCAAAAGAAATGGTGTTAGAATGACGTTCACTGTTCCATACACACCGCAGCAAAATGGTGTAAGTGAACGTATGAACAGATCTTTAATGGAAAAGGTCAGAACTTTGCTTTACGAAAGTGGATTAGCGAAAGATATGTGGGGAGAAGCATTATATGCAGCAACATATCTAATCAATAGATCTCCAACAAGTGGGATAGAAGAGGACAAAACTCCGtatgaaaaatggttcaaaaaGCGACCAAACTTGAATCATTTAAGAGTTTTTGGGTGTAAAGCATTTAAACAAATACCTAAAGAGAGGCGTCAGAAATtagatttcaaaacaaaaccttTGATATTTGTGGGGTACGCAAATAATGGTTTTAGATTATGGAACAAGGATACGCGTTCAATAGAAATTGGCAGAAATGTAGTATTCAATGAATCTACCAGAGCCAATCAAGATATTGACCACACAAACATGGATTTCGTAGAATCATCTGGTCAAGATTTAATTAGATGTACACGCTTAAACCAAGGAGAACAGAACGAAGACGAGGATGATGCTATCCTTCCTTCTGATGAAGAACAGCATGAAGAATGCACACTCATCGAAACAGAGCAAGATAATCTAGATTCACTTGAAGAATCAGTTGGCGAAACTGACTATGAAAGTACAAATGAAAATCCAACAGACGAAAGAGAGGACGTCGATGATGGTCAATCATTGCGTCGAAGCAAGAGGGAGAGAAAGATACCGGGTTGGTATTCCGATTATACAGCAAAAACAGCAatgattttcaacgaagagattcCGCAAACTATTGAGGAATTGAAGAAAGTTTCTGATTGGCAAGAATGGAAGCATGCTATTCAAGAAGAGTTTGATGCATTACATCAAAATGGTACTTGGACAGTGGTTAACTGTTTGCCAAAAGGAGTTAAACCAATTAACTCAAAATGGGTTTTCTCAATGAAAGAAGATGGAAGATATAAAGCACGATTAGTGGCAAAAGGGTGTTCACAGCGTCCTGGATTCGATTACTGTGAAACATTTGCACCAGTCGCCAAACTAGAGAGTGTTCGGTTAGCACTAGCCCTTGCTAACGAGCATAAATTGTTAGTACATCAAATGGATGTCAAAACTGCATTTCTACATGGGAAGTTAGAAGAAGAAATATACACGAAACTTCCACCAAACGTAAATGGGCAAAGACAAACTGTTCGTCTACACAAATGTTTGTATGGATTGAAACAGGCAAGCAGATCTTGgaataaacattttgatgatgcaATGAAAACATTAGGTTTTGTCCCTCTCAAAAATGACAACTGCATCTATAAGTCAAAATCTAGAGGCATTATAGTAATACTATATGTAGACGACATTTTACTACTTGCCAAAAACATCGAAGCAATTACGTGGATTAAAAAGAAACTTGGAAGGTTATTCCAAATGAAAGACATGTTAGAGATTAAGCACTTCCTGGGAATGGAGATAAATCGTGATTTGGAAAGCCAGACTATTGAAATTTCTCAAACAATATACGTGGAGAAACTTCTTAGTAGATTTGGGATGGCTGATTGTAAACCAGTGGGGACACCATTGGATATCAACACGAAATGGTCAAAATCTGAGGCAAAAATCACTGAAGAGCCATACAGAGAACTGCTGGGATGCTTACAATATCTTTCACTAACTTCTAGACCTGATATTTGCTCTGCGGTAAACACCCTAAGCAAATATGCTAACTGCGCCACCGATTGGCACTGGTCAGGATTAAAACGAATATTGCGATATTTGAGGGGAACgagcaatacaaaaataatttattcatcAAATACCGAATATCCAGCTTTAGTAGGATTTGCCGATGCAGATTTTGCAAATGATCCTGATGATAGGAAATCAGTTTCAGGATACGCATTTCTACTATACGGTAATCTTATTTCGTGGTCAACGAAACGACAACCGACTGTAAGCTTATCAACAAGTGAAGCAGAACTGATAGCACTTTGCGCTGCTACGAAAGAAGGAGTGTGGTTAACACAACTTCTCAATGAATTGGATGTAAACATAACACCATTCATCATAATGGAAGATAGCATCCCATGTATCAACATAGCACAGGAGCCAAGATCACATCAACGGATGAAACACTTGGATATCAAATACCTTTTCATCCGGGATCTCATCAAAAATGGTAGAGTAAAACTACAGTTCATCCCAAGCGTCGATCAACCTGCAGATGCCTTCACTAAGGGGTTACCTAAAAATATACACAGAAAGTTATTCGGTGTATTGAATGTGCAAATTGTggggaagtgttgaaaaagaatatttcgcagtgatatacgtacgaaatattctttgtatataaacaatttgccattcacgggacggcagttgacagtaagaactgtcatacggaacgtgctataaaaagctctgagatgtcatctgacagaacgtcatgtgacaaaagcttcaagtgggtaacttgagcttttgcatatggacgccgcgcatggatgtgttgtttactataggcagagggtatgacagggtatggcagtcaataagggactgtgataaacagtgcatgaaatatcaatcgatatcgaactatgttagcattatataacttgacgaacaagaatcaaataaagttatctcaaacctacctacagaaatacttcgtgttttcttacggtattatcaacaatatcttgccgccgaagtactggagctggcaggaaacgctgctcgcgataacaaaaagaccagaatcatcccccgtcatctgcagctggccattcgaaatgacgaagagctgaacaaactgctctccggtgTGACCATTGCTCAGGGTGGCGTGTTGCCTAACATACAGGCCGCACTGCTGCCGAAGAAGACTGAAAAGAGGGCCTCCGCAGCAACTTAAATCCCGCTCCTTTCTAGCCGTAAAAAccgcccttttcagggcgactattttcttctgataaaaagagttaatttgattttcactccgataatcatcaacgtacatttctgtgagcattgcacaagttttttttttttgcaatgctcgtCAGACGCTTAATAATAGTTTCCCTCATATCATGGCATTGACGATTTCACCCAATCTCTCAAAAGTTCACTCATCGATTTGGTGCTAAATCACAAATCGGCCGCGCAAGATTTCCCTCAATGGGTCTTGTTTTTCACACGCTACTACTGTCGATCGGTACGAGGTGGTGCTGCTGGCAAAAAATCCCCCATCGGCGTGCTGTCTAACAAACACACACAGCCACCCGCCTGAGCATTTTTGGAGGGAAACGGAAAATTTCTGCTAATAATTCTTAGTAAAATATGATTGgttgtggtcctgaaaaggaccgtttgttgctgTTTCGTTCTGGGGGGTGATGGGCACACAccaaatttaggcccgctccccacggatccggcgagccagttggatgtctttcggcatgatggtcactcgcttggcatggatagcgcacagattggtatcctcgaacaaaccaaccaggtaagcctcgctggcttcttgaagggccatgacggctgagctctggaagcgcagatcggttttgaagtcctgcgcgatctcac from Topomyia yanbarensis strain Yona2022 unplaced genomic scaffold, ASM3024719v1 HiC_scaffold_6, whole genome shotgun sequence includes these protein-coding regions:
- the LOC131695939 gene encoding histone H2A-like, giving the protein MSARGKGGKVKGKPKSRSVRAGLQFPVGRIHRLLRKGNYAERVGAGAPVYLAAVMEYLSAEVLELAGNAARDNKKTRIIPRHLQLAIRNDEELNKLLSGVTIAQGGVLPNIQAALLPKKTEKRASAAT